The DNA sequence GGAGAAGATGCCGACGCCCTCCGCGCGGATCGCCTCGGCGTAGGTCGCGCGGCTGACGCCTGCGTGCTCCGGCACGAAGTTGCCCGTCAGCATGTGGTAGACGGGCTGATCGCCCGGCCCGTAGTCGGGCAGGCGATAGCTCTCGACGCCCTGAACCGCTGCCCGGAAGATGCCCGCGTTGTCGTTCCTGCCCTTGTTCTCGGCGTCGAGCTTGCGGAGCTGCTCCGTCAGCAGGACGGCGTTGATCGGCGACAGCCGGTACGTGTAAACGAGCGAGTCGACGTAAGGGCGGAGCTCGGCGGGGAAGCCCTCCTCGCCCCATCGACCCATGTGCTGGCAGCCCATCGACGCCTTCCAGTAGACGTTCGCGTGGGGCGTCACCATGTAGCCCGCCTCGGACGACGCGAGCAGCTTCCCGCCCATGCACGAAAACCCCGCTGCATCTCCGAATTGCCCGACGCGCCTGCCCTGATGAACCGACCCGTGCGCTTGGCTCCCGTCCTCGATGACGACCAGACCGTGACGGTCGGTGACTTGACGAATCGCCGTCATGTTCGCCGGCTGGCCGTAGATGTGAACGGCGAGGATGGCGCGTGTCTTGTCCGTGATGGCGGGTTCGATGGCGGCGGGATCGAGCAAGCCGGTCTCCGGTTCCACATCGACGAAGACGGGAACCGCGCCGTTGTGCAGGATGCAGGACGTCGACGCGCCCCAGGTGTAGGGCGTCGTGATGACCTCGTCGCCGCCGGTCACTTCGAGCCCCATCAGAGCCGCGTGCAGCGCCCCATGCCCCGATGACGTGCCGAGGCAGTACGGGACTCCCTGCCATTCCGCGATGGACTGCTCCGCCTCGCGGATCTCGGGATGTCCTTTGCTCAGACCGACCGTCGAGCCCGTCTCCAAGAGACGCCGGACGCGATCCATCGCCTGTTCCGAGAACTTCGGATGCGGCTGCTGCGACGGGGCGCCAACCGGCGTTCCACCCAACAGCGCGAGTTTGCGTGCGCTCACGGCGTATCCTCCGACTGGTCAGTCACAGTGGTCATGCGGGTAACCGTAAGTAGCTCAAGCGTCTAGTCTGCGTCGTCATTCCCGCGCAAGCGGGAATCCAGCGTCTCTAGGCTCCCGCCTGCGCGGGAGCGACGTACGCTGATGGTCAGTGTTCGGCGCATCCATTAGCACCAGTCATCACAGGCACATCACGATGCGAACTTCACGCCCAGCTTGATGCTCCGCTCCGGGTGTTGATCCACCAGATCGCGGAACGCGTCCGCCGACTCCTCGAACGGGACGATGGGGTACACGATGCCATCCGTGTCGAACGCGCCATCGAGCAGCATCCGCCAGGCGGTCTCCTCGAGCCGCCGCCAGCTCCATCGCGGATGGTCGCGGTTCGGATCGCTGCAGCCGCGCGCGAAGATGAGGTTGGGAATGTTAAAGTGCGCCTCGCGCCCGAAGTTCAGTCCGCCCCGGCACTCGCCGGGATACGCTACGGCGACGACGTTCCCGCCGAACGCCACGCCCCGGATCGCGTGCTGCATCGCCGTGTAGTTCCCGCTCACCTCGAAGCACACGTCTGCGCCGCGTTTGCCGACGTGCTTGCGGATTTCGGCTCCTGCGTCCGATGTCGTCGGATCGATCGCCGCCCCCGCCCCCTGACGGATCGCCAGGTCGCGTCGCAGCTCGATGGGATCGACGACAACGACCGATGCCGCGCCCTGGAGCCGCGCGCATTGGGCGATGAGGAGCCCAATCGCGCCGAGTCCGAACACCGCGACGTGGTCGCCCAGCCGCACATGCCCGTCGCGCAGCGCGGCGATGGCGAACGAGAGGGGGTCATGGCATGTCGCCGCCTGCCACGACATCCCATCCGGCAGCTTGGGAACCGTCTCCGCCCAGACGTGCGTTTCGCGCATGCCGCAGTGGCGATAGACGCGGTCGCCCGGCTTGAGGAGCGTCACATCCCGCCCCACCTCCGTGACGACGCCGATGGTCATGTTGCCCAGCGACATCGGGAAGCGCGTCGTCTTCTCGGTCGGGACGAAAATCTGCCATTCACTGTCGTAGCGGGAGTCGGCGAATGGGCTCTCGCCTCGGTACTCGATGAGCTCGGTTCCGTGCTTGAACGCTCCGTGCTCGGACTGGACGCGCACTTCCCGCGCTCCGAGCTCACCTTCAGGATACTCGCGCAGGATAGGGGTTCTGGGCGCTGTGGCGACCAGTTCGAGGGGCATGGGTTCCTCCCAGAAGATGATGGATTGTCCGATCGGCTCATCCAGGCGCGCGATCGTGCCGGTCAGCGGTCGCCGGTGATGAAGCTGCCGAGGAGCCCGCCCCTCCGCTCCTCTTGGTTGCCGAAGTTCGCCGCCGAGACGACCCGGTCGGCGAGCCGCGAGAAGGGCAGGCTCTGGAGAAGCACCTTGCCGGGACCTGTCAGCTTCGCCAGGAAGAGTCCTTCGCCTCCGAACAGCGCGTTCTTGATGCCGCCCGTCGTTTCGATATCGTAGTCCACGGTCGGGGCGAGTCCGACGATGCAGCCCGTGTCGACCCGCAGCACCTCGTTGGCGTAGAGCTCTCGCTCGACGACGGTTCCGCCGGCGTGGATGAACGCGAGGCCGCGACCCGT is a window from the Candidatus Poribacteria bacterium genome containing:
- a CDS encoding DegT/DnrJ/EryC1/StrS family aminotransferase — translated: MSARKLALLGGTPVGAPSQQPHPKFSEQAMDRVRRLLETGSTVGLSKGHPEIREAEQSIAEWQGVPYCLGTSSGHGALHAALMGLEVTGGDEVITTPYTWGASTSCILHNGAVPVFVDVEPETGLLDPAAIEPAITDKTRAILAVHIYGQPANMTAIRQVTDRHGLVVIEDGSQAHGSVHQGRRVGQFGDAAGFSCMGGKLLASSEAGYMVTPHANVYWKASMGCQHMGRWGEEGFPAELRPYVDSLVYTYRLSPINAVLLTEQLRKLDAENKGRNDNAGIFRAAVQGVESYRLPDYGPGDQPVYHMLTGNFVPEHAGVSRATYAEAIRAEGVGIFSYVPSPISTWKRLDPDALMPRSMWQETIRASGRRYADCHLPNCERKVARSLEMGWNYTTPNADGMRQLADAFIKVEENLAALRDYERSR
- a CDS encoding zinc-binding dehydrogenase, producing MPLELVATAPRTPILREYPEGELGAREVRVQSEHGAFKHGTELIEYRGESPFADSRYDSEWQIFVPTEKTTRFPMSLGNMTIGVVTEVGRDVTLLKPGDRVYRHCGMRETHVWAETVPKLPDGMSWQAATCHDPLSFAIAALRDGHVRLGDHVAVFGLGAIGLLIAQCARLQGAASVVVVDPIELRRDLAIRQGAGAAIDPTTSDAGAEIRKHVGKRGADVCFEVSGNYTAMQHAIRGVAFGGNVVAVAYPGECRGGLNFGREAHFNIPNLIFARGCSDPNRDHPRWSWRRLEETAWRMLLDGAFDTDGIVYPIVPFEESADAFRDLVDQHPERSIKLGVKFAS